The genomic segment TACGACAGGCAAGACAGCATTGAATATCATCGCTTCTATTCAAAAGCGTTTTCCACGTAAGGAATACACAATACTATCCCTGTTGGACTGGCGAAGTGTAGAAGATCAGCAACGATTGAAGGCATTTGAGAAATTGCATGATGTACGCATCACGACGTATGCTTTATTGACGGGAACAATCCAATTAGAAGGCACACCTGGTTTAGCTGAAGATGCCAGTGTCATTGACGAATTGGTTGTTAAAGTTCCCGATTTTGAGAGAATCAGTCTGAAGTCATTGCCTATCCCTCTTCCTCACTATCCTTATTCTTCAATTGATTCTTTTGGATTTAAAAATGATTCAAGTTATTTGTCTCTGACTGGTAGATTCGGTATCTCGTCGGACAACAAAGAGGATGTTGAAGCATACTGTCAGAGTGCAGGAGAATATTTGAGGAAGTATCGGACAGGAAAACGGACATTATGTTTAGGTACTGGGGAATTCATGCATATCCCCATGAAAACGGCTGTTTACATGGGCGAAGGTGTATCTTATCATTCAACAACGAGAAGCCCGATATTCCCAATTGACCGAGAAGGTTATCCGATAAAAAGTCGAATGGCTTTTGAAAGTCCTGAAGATCCAGCAACTATGAATTATGCATATAATGTATCCGACATGGAATACGATGAAGTCTTTTTATTTTTTGAACGTCCTATAGATGACAACAGGCTTGAACCGATATTACGCCAGTTCAAAGGATTACCTGCAATCTATATTGTAGACTTCACTTGAAAGGTGTGAGTAGAAAATGCAACAATTGACTAAAACAGTGACTGGAAGTTATTCATCTGAAGATGTCGTTTTTCTATTGAAAGATCTGTCAGATGCGAGCCTTGAAAGAAGCCTGAATGAACGGGAAGAGGCTATTCAAGGCGGCGCCCATTATTCGGAAATGCTTCCCATTGAATATGAGCCAACCGAAGCCTATTTAAATCTTTTTTACGAGTCACTCAATACTTCAAAGCGAAAAGTAGCAACAGCGGTCGGCGCAGTTTCGGAACTCCTCATTGAGAAAAAAGGGAAGGAACTTGTTCTTGTTTCCCTTGCGAGGGCTGGGACGCCGATAGGTATCTTGATGAAACGTTATATTAATGCGGTATATGGGTTGAATTTACCGCATTATAGCATATCGATCATTCGAGGACGTGGCATCGATGAAAATGCGATGCTGTATATTACGAGTCAACATCCTGATAAGCGCGTCGTTTTTGTCGACGGTTGGACTGGTAAAGGTGCGATATCTATGGAGCTGACAAAGTCTGTGGAGTCGTTTAAAGAAAAATATGGTATCCTACTGGACGACGAACTCGTTGTATTGGCGGATCCGGGTCACTGCTCTTCCTTATATGGGACGCGAGAGGACTTTCTAATCCCTAGCGCCTGTTTGAATTCAACAGTATCAGGCCTAGTTAGCCGAACGGTTCTGAACAGCCGCTGGATAGGAGCGACGGATTTCCACG from the Sporosarcina psychrophila genome contains:
- a CDS encoding phosphoribosyltransferase family protein encodes the protein MKTLHSSIYYPSRYTHEVCETMQVHVQIDQNPYELSVESLYEMAARINKKRSFLFVSKVLGKHISIPPQLPLIASALLASAYYEGKTSKQMPGKEQLIEAVKDGSTKNLQTAYSIVQELHCQLDEPVVFIGFAETATALGHGVFDCFSDATYIHSTREMLADEEVTLYFEEEHSHATDQRCYAPEQYLNNDHSICLVDDEITTGKTALNIIASIQKRFPRKEYTILSLLDWRSVEDQQRLKAFEKLHDVRITTYALLTGTIQLEGTPGLAEDASVIDELVVKVPDFERISLKSLPIPLPHYPYSSIDSFGFKNDSSYLSLTGRFGISSDNKEDVEAYCQSAGEYLRKYRTGKRTLCLGTGEFMHIPMKTAVYMGEGVSYHSTTRSPIFPIDREGYPIKSRMAFESPEDPATMNYAYNVSDMEYDEVFLFFERPIDDNRLEPILRQFKGLPAIYIVDFT
- a CDS encoding cysteine protease StiP family protein, which gives rise to MQQLTKTVTGSYSSEDVVFLLKDLSDASLERSLNEREEAIQGGAHYSEMLPIEYEPTEAYLNLFYESLNTSKRKVATAVGAVSELLIEKKGKELVLVSLARAGTPIGILMKRYINAVYGLNLPHYSISIIRGRGIDENAMLYITSQHPDKRVVFVDGWTGKGAISMELTKSVESFKEKYGILLDDELVVLADPGHCSSLYGTREDFLIPSACLNSTVSGLVSRTVLNSRWIGATDFHGAKFYSELQDKDVSNHHIDVITAEFEAAATLIEAAKEALKKTDMNPTWQGMKTIASIQKHYGIENVNLIKPGVGETTRVLLRRLPWKILVKDLNDVRLKHIFQLAKERAVPVEVYEQMTYTCCGLIKPLEKKV